In Candidatus Methylomirabilota bacterium, a genomic segment contains:
- the phoU gene encoding phosphate signaling complex protein PhoU, with amino-acid sequence MKVVQRHFHEELETLKQTLLAMGALVEDQIRRVMRALIERDDALARSVIERDRQVNTYDVEIDEKCVELLALHQPAAGDLRFITTAMKIVTDLERIGDQAVNIAQRAVELNLEPQLKPYIDLPRMAEKAQAMVKESLDAFVARDTALARRVCGEDAAVDALNHQIFRELLTFMMEDARTIPRAIRLILIARFLERVADHATNIAEMVIYLVDSKMVRHTLA; translated from the coding sequence ATGAAGGTCGTGCAACGCCACTTCCACGAGGAGCTGGAGACCCTGAAGCAGACCCTCCTGGCCATGGGCGCCCTGGTGGAGGACCAGATCCGGCGGGTGATGCGGGCGCTGATCGAACGCGACGACGCCCTGGCCCGCAGCGTGATCGAGCGCGACCGGCAGGTCAACACCTACGACGTCGAGATCGACGAGAAGTGCGTGGAGCTCCTCGCCCTCCACCAGCCGGCGGCCGGCGATCTGCGCTTCATCACGACGGCCATGAAGATCGTCACCGATCTCGAGCGCATCGGCGATCAGGCGGTCAATATCGCGCAGCGGGCCGTCGAGCTGAACCTCGAGCCCCAGCTCAAGCCCTACATCGATCTCCCCCGGATGGCCGAGAAGGCCCAGGCCATGGTCAAGGAGAGCCTGGACGCCTTCGTGGCGCGCGACACGGCGCTGGCCCGCCGGGTGTGCGGCGAGGACGCGGCGGTCGATGCCCTCAACCACCAGATCTTCCGGGAGCTGCTGACCTTCATGATGGAGGACGCCCGGACCATCCCCCGCGCCATCCGCCTGATCCTGATCGCCCGCTTCCTCGAGCGGGTCGCCGACCACGCGACGAACATCGCGGAGATGGTCATCTACCTGGTCGACAGCAAGATGGTGCGGCACACGCTGGCGTGA